A DNA window from Mesorhizobium sp. C432A contains the following coding sequences:
- a CDS encoding SfnB family sulfur acquisition oxidoreductase translates to MTIQSKQPSDARVAVPPVERPSAKAHIIKTDAEAIAIAEKLAIEFAREASKRDRERIWPKEELDAFSQSGLWSINVPKAYGGPEVSYVTLSKVITIISTADPSLGQIPQNHLGVVAAIRTVSDEAQKKLLFAEALSGTRFGNAFSEFGSKRAADFETKFVDAGDHVVVNGQKFYSSGALLAHLVPIVALDDEGRAWYAIADRGAPGLTVIDDWSSFGQKTTLSGTVLLDNVKVAKTHLVPGYKGYDKPTADGPIFQIIQAAVDLGIAKAAIDETVSFVRTRSRAWIDSGVDNAWQDPYTIQAIGDLRLRANAAEAILEKAGLAVDRAVADPNEKTVAEAQIAVAESKILTTEIAITATNKLFELAGTRSTLAEHNLDRHWRNARTHTLHDPVRWKYAIVGNYYLNEVNPPLHAWS, encoded by the coding sequence ATGACCATCCAATCCAAGCAGCCGTCCGACGCGCGCGTCGCCGTGCCTCCAGTGGAGCGCCCGTCGGCCAAGGCGCATATCATCAAGACCGATGCCGAGGCGATCGCCATCGCCGAAAAACTTGCCATTGAATTCGCCAGGGAAGCGTCGAAGCGGGACCGCGAGCGCATCTGGCCGAAGGAAGAGCTCGATGCGTTTTCGCAGAGCGGCCTGTGGTCGATCAATGTGCCGAAGGCCTATGGCGGGCCGGAGGTGTCCTATGTGACGCTGTCGAAGGTGATCACCATCATCTCGACGGCTGATCCCTCGCTTGGCCAGATTCCGCAGAACCATCTCGGCGTGGTCGCCGCCATCCGCACGGTTTCGGACGAGGCGCAGAAAAAGCTGCTCTTCGCCGAGGCACTGTCCGGCACGCGCTTTGGCAACGCGTTTTCCGAGTTCGGCTCCAAGCGTGCCGCAGACTTCGAGACCAAGTTTGTCGATGCCGGTGACCATGTCGTGGTCAACGGCCAGAAATTCTATTCAAGCGGCGCCCTGCTCGCCCATCTGGTGCCGATTGTGGCGCTCGATGACGAGGGGCGCGCCTGGTATGCCATCGCCGATCGCGGGGCGCCCGGACTGACCGTCATCGATGACTGGTCGAGCTTCGGCCAGAAGACGACGCTCTCCGGCACGGTCCTGCTCGACAATGTGAAGGTGGCGAAGACGCATCTCGTCCCCGGCTACAAGGGGTACGACAAACCGACAGCCGACGGACCCATCTTCCAGATCATCCAGGCGGCGGTCGATCTCGGCATCGCCAAGGCGGCGATCGACGAGACGGTCAGCTTCGTGCGCACCAGGTCGCGCGCGTGGATCGACAGCGGCGTCGATAATGCCTGGCAGGATCCCTATACGATCCAGGCGATCGGCGACCTTCGCCTGCGCGCCAATGCGGCCGAGGCTATTCTGGAAAAGGCCGGCCTTGCGGTCGACCGCGCCGTGGCCGATCCTAACGAGAAGACGGTCGCGGAGGCGCAGATCGCGGTCGCCGAATCCAAGATCCTCACCACCGAGATCGCCATCACCGCCACCAACAAACTGTTCGAACTCGCCGGCACGCGGTCCACGCTGGCCGAGCACAATCTCGACCGCCACTGGCGCAATGCGCGCACCCACACCCTGCACGATCCCGTCCGCTGGAAATACGCGATCGTCGGCAACTATTACCTGAACGAGGTCAACCCGCCCCTCCACGCCTGGAGCTGA
- the ssuD gene encoding FMNH2-dependent alkanesulfonate monooxygenase, which yields MSTATPDRIKVLWFLPTHGDSRYLGTSEGGRAVDLPYLTQVAKAADAIGYYGALLPTGRSCEDSWVVASALAPLTQRLRFLVAVRPGLQSPTLAARMTSTLDRISGGRLLINVVTGGDPVENKGDGIFLSHDERYEVTREFLDIYKAVLSGETVAFEGKHFRIEDGRLLFPPVQTPHPPLYFGGSSDAANAVAAEQIDKYLTWGEPPADVAAKVEHVRGLAEKAGREVSFGIRLHVIVRETNDEAWADADRLISRLDDKTIAEAQKVFARMDSVGQSRMSRLHGGSRDKLELSPNLWAGVGLVRGGAGTALVGDAATVAERIDEYRRIGIDTFILSGYPHLEEAYRFGELVLPLLPIDHEISTRPTTVNMGPFGETVAGDHRPSALRASQS from the coding sequence ATGAGCACTGCCACCCCCGACAGGATCAAGGTCCTGTGGTTCTTGCCCACCCATGGCGACAGCCGCTATCTCGGCACCTCCGAGGGCGGCAGGGCGGTCGACCTGCCCTATCTCACCCAGGTCGCCAAGGCGGCCGACGCCATCGGCTATTATGGCGCGCTGCTGCCGACCGGGCGCAGTTGCGAAGACAGCTGGGTGGTGGCGTCGGCGTTGGCGCCGCTGACGCAACGACTTCGCTTTCTCGTTGCGGTCCGTCCAGGGCTGCAGTCGCCGACGCTCGCCGCGCGCATGACCTCGACGCTCGACCGCATTTCGGGCGGGCGCTTGCTGATCAACGTGGTCACGGGCGGCGATCCGGTCGAGAACAAGGGCGATGGCATATTCCTCAGCCATGACGAGCGTTATGAGGTGACGCGGGAATTTCTCGACATCTACAAGGCCGTGCTCAGCGGCGAAACCGTAGCCTTCGAAGGCAAGCATTTCCGCATCGAAGATGGCAGGTTGCTGTTCCCGCCGGTGCAGACGCCGCACCCGCCGCTCTATTTCGGCGGCTCGTCGGACGCGGCCAATGCGGTCGCCGCCGAGCAGATCGACAAATACCTCACCTGGGGCGAGCCGCCGGCGGACGTCGCCGCCAAGGTCGAGCATGTGCGCGGCCTTGCCGAAAAGGCCGGCCGCGAAGTGAGCTTTGGCATCCGATTGCATGTCATCGTTCGCGAGACCAATGACGAGGCCTGGGCCGATGCCGATCGGCTGATCAGCCGCCTCGACGACAAGACGATCGCCGAGGCACAGAAGGTTTTCGCCCGCATGGATTCGGTTGGCCAGTCGCGCATGAGCCGGTTGCATGGCGGCAGCCGCGACAAGCTCGAACTCAGCCCGAACCTTTGGGCCGGCGTTGGCCTCGTGCGCGGCGGCGCCGGCACCGCCTTGGTCGGTGACGCGGCGACCGTGGCAGAACGGATCGACGAATACCGAAGGATTGGCATCGATACCTTCATCCTGTCCGGCTATCCGCATCTGGAGGAAGCCTATCGCTTCGGCGAACTGGTGCTGCCGCTGCTGCCGATCGATCACGAAATCTCGACCCGGCCGACGACGGTGAACATGGGACCGTTCGGCGAAACGGTGGCCGGAGATCATCGACCATCGGCGCTGCGCGCGAGCCAGTCTTGA